TGGGAAGAGCCACCGATGGAGGAGACCGTCGTCAACGCCGTGACGCGTTTCGAGACGGTAGTCGAGAGCGCGGCCGACGCCATCGCAACGGCCGACACGCAGGTACAGCTCTCAGTGGGTCTCGAGCAGTATCGCGAACTCCGACCGGCACTGCGGACTGCCCGGGAGAACGGAGCAAGCGTCTATCTCGTAATCTCGACGCCGGACAGCGAGGCGCTTCCGGACCCGGAATCGGTCGCGGCCGTCTGTACGGAGGCGCGGCATCGAGAACTGCCGTCGCCGTTCGTGGCGATCGTCGACCGATCAAAGGTGTACTTCGCCCCGCATACCGATTCGGCGAACGAGTATGGACTGATCGTCGACGACCGAACGCACGCCTACGTCCTGCACTGGTTTTTCCTGACGAACCAGTGGACCGTCTGGGATTCGATCGCCTCGAGCGGGCAGGCGAACGGAGAGTACATCGACGTTCGATATCTCGTCGATGACCTCGAACCGCTGCTCGAGAACGGCAAAAGGGTCCGCGTACACGTCGACGGGGCCGATACCGACTCCGGCCAGCGACGATCTGTCGAAGGGGTCGTCCGCGACGTCGTCTACGAGAACGACGGTGCCGGCCCGACCGCGCGCGGCGGCCGCGTCACGCTCGAACTGGACACGGACGCCGGGACGGTCGAGGTCGGCGGATGGGGGGCGCTGGTCGAAGACATCGAGGCGCACCGGCTCCGAGTGGAGTCGGTCACGTGAGCACGACGCCGGCTACGGTTCGCCGACCGGCACGCGCTCGCCGCGTTTGTCGCGGACCCAGACGTAGTCACACGACTCGAGGCGGAACGTGGTCTCGCCGTCGAAAGACGCCCTCCGGTATCGAGCACTGCCGGAGTCGCGCCGCTAGTGTTCCGGCTCTTCGGCAGGGGCGAGCATGTCGTCGATCGTCAGAATGAGGCTGTTGCCCGTGTCGTCCTTTCCGTCGATCGTCCCGACGATCTGGAGTTTCGACAGTGGCGTCGGCCCGACGGTGACCGTGTCCCCTTCATTGAACTCGCTGATCGAGCCCCGGAGCTTGATCTCCGCGCGACACTTTTCGGGGTGGTGGACGCTGGTCAGGTTGATCGCCTCGACGTTCGAGTGTTCGACTCGTTCGCCCATGTGGAACAGGGGTACCTCGGCCGGTTGGTCCATCTCCTGGATCTGCAACGCGTCGTAGGCGTTGGCCGTCGGCTTGTACCCCCCTTTCGGCCCCGGTACCCCCTCGACCAGCTGGAGCGCTTTGAGACTCTGCATCTGGTTTCGGATCGTCCCCGGGTTCCGGTCGACCTTCTCCGCGATCTCCTCCCCTTTGACCGCGCTCTCGCGCTCGCGGTAGAGATTGACGAGCTCCTGAAGGATGTTCTTTTGACTCGGTGTCAGTTCAATTGATGACATTACCGGTTTTTCGTTATAATACGACTTAAATTCCCCGGTGGAGCGGCCGTCTCCCGGCTTTGAATGGTCCCCTGACTCTCCAGTTCGGCCGTTTGCTGATCGCTGGACTCGCCGCTGTCGCTGCCCTGCTGGGCTTCGGATCCGACACCCGCCGACGATGAGACACAGGCCGGTCAGTATCGGGAACCTCCTCGGGGAGCTCATACTGGTGGCGATACGTTCGTAACGATATCCGGCACACCGGCGTACCAGATCAGTTCGAAATGGTATCGCCACCAGTATCACGACCGAAATGAAACTATCCGGCGACGCCGTCCCGCGTGCGAACGTATCGCCGTCCGCGACGGCAGTCAGGGTGACAGGTCCCGCCGCTGGCAGAACAGGTACGGCCGGCGACGTGCCATCGACGACAATCCACACCCGTTAAGTTCGGTCGCC
This window of the Halapricum desulfuricans genome carries:
- a CDS encoding TrmB family transcriptional regulator, with protein sequence MNESELEASLETAGFAPYQASAYVALLELGAATVPEIAEKSGVPDSRIYDVLRSLESEGYVEVYEQESLQARVYDHERLQEQLRERAELFSDAREEIERRWEEPPMEETVVNAVTRFETVVESAADAIATADTQVQLSVGLEQYRELRPALRTARENGASVYLVISTPDSEALPDPESVAAVCTEARHRELPSPFVAIVDRSKVYFAPHTDSANEYGLIVDDRTHAYVLHWFFLTNQWTVWDSIASSGQANGEYIDVRYLVDDLEPLLENGKRVRVHVDGADTDSGQRRSVEGVVRDVVYENDGAGPTARGGRVTLELDTDAGTVEVGGWGALVEDIEAHRLRVESVT
- a CDS encoding Rrf2 family transcriptional regulator encodes the protein MSSIELTPSQKNILQELVNLYRERESAVKGEEIAEKVDRNPGTIRNQMQSLKALQLVEGVPGPKGGYKPTANAYDALQIQEMDQPAEVPLFHMGERVEHSNVEAINLTSVHHPEKCRAEIKLRGSISEFNEGDTVTVGPTPLSKLQIVGTIDGKDDTGNSLILTIDDMLAPAEEPEH